AACTTTTCCGAGGTGACGGTCGAGGGGCGGCCCAAGCTGCTCTACGGCCGGCCGCTCAACATTCTCGAACGCGTCGAAGCGAAGCTCGGCTCCGCCCGGGTGTTCCCATTTCTTCCGATTACCGCACCGTGAGAACATGAACGAACACAGCACCGCAGGCCACGCCCCCGGGTTCCGCTGGGAACCCTTTCACACGCGCACCCTTCCGAACGGCCTGACGGTCCTCGTTCGCGAGCACCGTACCGCCCCGCTGTTCGTTTCCGACATTTGGGTCAGGGCGGGCAGCCGGCACGAGGTGCCCGAGACGAGCGGGATCGCGCACTTTCTCGAGCACACCCTGTTCAAGGGAACGCCGACCCGCGGCGTCGGCGCGATCGCACGCGAGATCGAGAGCTTCGGCGGCCGCACCAACGCGGGAACGTCGCTCGATTATACCCACTACTATATCAGCGGCGAGAAACTTCATCTCGACAAGGCGCTCGAGATTCACGCCGACGTGATCCGGCGCTCGGTCCTCGACCCGGCGGCGGTCGACGCCGAGCGGTCGGTGATCGTCGAGGAGATCAAACGCTCCGCCGACAATCCGCATCGCGTCCTCTGGGACGCGATGATGGCGGAACTGTACCCCGGTCATCCGTATGGTAGGCAGATCCTCGGGCCTCGCGAGAATATAGCTGGCGGTATAAGTCGAGACATGCTGGCTGGCTTCTTCCATACCTGGTATGTGCCCGCCAACCTGTTCATCCTCGTCGCCGGAGATGTCGACGTCGATGCGGTGATGAAGCGGATCGAGGAACTGTACGGCGACTGGACGGCCCCCGCGCCGACCCAGCCCCTCACCCCCCTGCCTCCCCGGCCGGCCGCGGGAACGGCGATCCGCCGGGCCCTCGACGTGAAGCGCGGCTACATGCAGTCGGCATGGCGGACGGTGTCGCAGGCGAACCGCGAGGACGCGGCAGGTCTCGAACTGCTCGGCGTCCTGCTCGGCCAGGGCCGCAGCAGCAGGCTCGCCGCGACCCTGAAGGAGAAACGGGGCATCGTCACCTCGATCTCGTCGGGGCAGCTTTCCCTCGGCGAAGACGGCATTTTCCTCGTTCGGGCGGAGTTCGATCCGACCGACGAGTTTTCGGTGCGCGAGGGCATCGCCGCCGAGATCGCCCGTCTACGCCGCGAACCGGCATCGGCCGAAGAAGTCACCAAGGCGATGGATTTCCTTGAAACGCTGTACATGCGCGGCGCCGAGACGAACGAAGGCCAGACCGACATTCTCGGGAATGCATTGATTCATGATGCGCTCGAGCACGAGTGCGCCTATCTCCAGCGGCTCCGCGCCTTCACCCCCGAGCGCCTGATGCAGCTCGCCGGGCGGTATCTCGCCGGTGAGGCCGACGTCACGACGCTCGCGGGCCCGAAGACGCGCTCGAAGCCCTTCCAAGCGTCACCGCAACCAGTCGGCGCGGAGCAGGACGACGTATCGACCTGGAGGCTGGAAAACGGACTGCGCGTCATCCATCGCAGACTCGCGGGCATCGGTCTCGTCGGGGCGACCCTGACGGCCGAAGCCGGCATCAGGCACGAACCGCCGACGGCCGGCGGCCTCGCCAACCTCATGTCCGAGATGCTGCTGAAGGGCACCCAGCGCCGCGACGGCCAGCTCATCCTGTGGGACCTGGAAGCCCTCGGCGCCGATCTCGATCCCTCCGCCGACCCCGACATGATGCGCCTCAGCCTGAGCGCGCCGGCGCGCACATTCCCGCAGGCCCTCGCCATCATGGCCGAGACGGCCAAGCTCCCGACGTTCCCGGCCGACGCATTCGAAACCGAGCGCCGAAAGGTCCTTGGACGGCTCAAGGCCGTCGACGACGACATGTTCGAGAACACCTGGCGCCTCTTCCAGGCCAATCTGTTCGGGAAGCACCCGTACGGCCGCTACTCCCTCGGGACGCGCGAGTCGGTGCAGGCGCTCACGCCGGAGCTCGCGGCGAAGTTCCACGCGTCGACCTTCCGGGCCGACGGCATGGTCTTATCTATCATTGGTGATATAGAATCAACCGAAGCCCTCCGCCTCGGCGGCGACTTTTTCGGCGACGCCTTCGCTCAGACCGGTTCTTCCGCGCAACAGGCCGGCCCCATCCCCGTCGAACCCCCGCATGCGTCGAAACGCGCCGAGGAGTTCCGCGACCGCCAGCAGGCGATGGTGTGCCTCGGCTGGCTCGGCCCCCGGTTCGATCATCCCGACTACCCCGCCATGAAGGTTCTCAACGCCATTCTCGGCGGCGGCATGTCGGCGCGCCTGTTCCGCAAGGTCCGCAACGAAGCCTCCCTGGCCTACGCCGTCCACTCCCTTTTCCCGACCCGCATGGACGGCGCCCCCCTGTGCGCCGTCATCGGCACCGACCCATCGGCCGTCGACCGGGTCATCGAGATGGTCTCGGCCGAAATCGCCGACCTTGCATCGAAGGGCCCCGAAGCCTCCGAACTCGATCGCGCCACGGCCTTCGTCACCGGCCAGTTCGCCCTCGACCTCGCCGCCTGCCTCCGCCAGTCGCATTTCTACGCCTGGTTCGAAGCCCTCGGCGCCGGCTACCGTTTCCTGAAAACCTACCCCGACGCCGTCCGCCGCGTCACCGCCGCCGACGTCCAGCGCGCCGCCGCCACCTGGCTCCACCCAGACCGCTCCGTCATCGCCGTCACCCGTCCCCAAAAATGATTCGGCCTCCACTGTCGGCCAACCCGGGCGGATCACGATCCGACTCTACGCCACAGAGTTTTGCATGTGTCACTGAAATCCAATTTCACCTTCCGGTTCGTGCTGACCCTGTCGAAGCACGATGTGAACCTGACTGTGCCCGCCCCTGCAGTTCCAATCGATATTGATTTTTTTCCCGTCCCGTGATATCTTTATCTCATAAGGGCAGTTGGCTCAGTGGAAGAGCATCGCCTTCACACGGCGGGGGTCACAGGTTCAAATCCTGTACTGCCCACTCCCGAACCCCGAAACCAGACATGGTTCCGGGGTTTTTCATTTTCGCATGGGGGTGAAAATGGGGGTTATTTTTCAGAAATCCCGTAACAATGCGGGTTTCACCATCTGCCAGCCAGGCTGAATCACTCCCCAAGCTGATTTCCCCTCCCCTCAGAGAGCCTCACCCCACTCGCCGTCGTGAAAGACAATCCTCCGGAACGACATGTGCGATCTCACTCGGGACAGCATCCTCACGAAACGGATCGTCGGCCTGCCGGAAATTCCGTTGTCTCGGCATCCACATCGGTGTAGCATGGTATTCGAAATAATACATGCCGTTACTCAATGGGGGGCCGTGAATGGATGTCTTCCAGTTCCGCGACAGGCTTGTTGAGGATTATCGCCGCTTTTCGACCAGCTTCACGAAGATCATGGCGCCGGATATCCGGTCGTTCGTCGAGCAGACCTACGACGCCGGGCGCTTCTGGCCGGCACCTCTGATTCAGCTGAATCCGAACTTCGTGAGGGCCGGCTCCGTCGAGGACCTCGTCAACCAGGGCCGACTGCACCCCCAATGCAATAGCCTTTTCCGTCGGGACAAGGACACGTTCCCGGGCGGCAAAACCCTGTATCTGCACAAGCACCAGGAAGAAGCGATCGCCATCGCCTCGCGCGGTGAAAGTTACGTGCTGACAACCGGCACCGGCTCCGGCAAATCGCTCAGTTACTTCATTCCCATCGTCAATCACGTCCTCCATACCAAAACCGGCCATGGCCCAGGCAAGCAGATCACAGCGATCGTCGTCTATCCGATGAACGCTCTCTGCAACAGTCAGCTCGAAGAACTCGAACGCTTCCTCGGCAAGAACGGCCCCGTCACCTTCGCCCGCTATACCGGCCAGGAAAACGAACAGGACCGTGAGCGCCTCGCCGACAATCCCCCAGACATCCTCCTCACGAACTACATGATGCTCGAACTCATCCTGACCCGGCAGCAGCATCCGGACCTCGCGATCGTGAAGGCGGCGCAGGGCCTCAGATTCCTCGTCCTCGACGAACTGCATACCTATCGGGGACGTCAGGGCGCCGACGTCGCCATGCTGGTTCGGCGCGTCCGCGAATCTCTGAACCCGGACCTCCTCTGCGTCGGCACCTCCGCCACCATGGTCAGCGATGGAGACGCCGCTGCCCGCCGCAAAGTCGTGGCCGGTGTCGCCGGACTGCTGTTCGGGGCACCGGTAAAGCCCGAGAACGTTGTCACCGAAACCCTGTTCCGCATGACGCCCGAATCGACGCAGATCGATGCGGCAACTCTCTCGCGGGTCATCCAAGAGGGAGTCCCGACAGAAGCAACATTCACCTCCCTCCGCAATCACCCCATGTCAGCATGGATCGAGCTCGAACTTGGCCTCCAGCTTGAGGAGGGGAAGTGGGTCCGCAGGGCGCCCATCAGCATCAAAACAGCCTCGGAACGATTGAGCCAGACGTGCGGCATTCCGACAGAAACCTGCGCCGCGTATCTGTCAGACTACCTGATGCTCTGCTACAAGACCCGCGACGAAGACGGGCGAAGCCTCTTTGCCTTCCGCCTGCATCAATTTTTCTCCGGCGCTGGAACGGTGTTTTCAACGCTCGATGAGCCCCGGAAACGGTATCTCACCGTAGAGGCACAGCAGTTCAAGCCGGGCGACCGCGCTCGCACGCTGTTCGGCCTGTGCTTCTGCCGCGAATGCGGCCAGGAGTACATGCCGGTCTGGGCCGCTC
Above is a genomic segment from Candidatus Ozemobacteraceae bacterium containing:
- a CDS encoding pitrilysin family protein, giving the protein MNEHSTAGHAPGFRWEPFHTRTLPNGLTVLVREHRTAPLFVSDIWVRAGSRHEVPETSGIAHFLEHTLFKGTPTRGVGAIAREIESFGGRTNAGTSLDYTHYYISGEKLHLDKALEIHADVIRRSVLDPAAVDAERSVIVEEIKRSADNPHRVLWDAMMAELYPGHPYGRQILGPRENIAGGISRDMLAGFFHTWYVPANLFILVAGDVDVDAVMKRIEELYGDWTAPAPTQPLTPLPPRPAAGTAIRRALDVKRGYMQSAWRTVSQANREDAAGLELLGVLLGQGRSSRLAATLKEKRGIVTSISSGQLSLGEDGIFLVRAEFDPTDEFSVREGIAAEIARLRREPASAEEVTKAMDFLETLYMRGAETNEGQTDILGNALIHDALEHECAYLQRLRAFTPERLMQLAGRYLAGEADVTTLAGPKTRSKPFQASPQPVGAEQDDVSTWRLENGLRVIHRRLAGIGLVGATLTAEAGIRHEPPTAGGLANLMSEMLLKGTQRRDGQLILWDLEALGADLDPSADPDMMRLSLSAPARTFPQALAIMAETAKLPTFPADAFETERRKVLGRLKAVDDDMFENTWRLFQANLFGKHPYGRYSLGTRESVQALTPELAAKFHASTFRADGMVLSIIGDIESTEALRLGGDFFGDAFAQTGSSAQQAGPIPVEPPHASKRAEEFRDRQQAMVCLGWLGPRFDHPDYPAMKVLNAILGGGMSARLFRKVRNEASLAYAVHSLFPTRMDGAPLCAVIGTDPSAVDRVIEMVSAEIADLASKGPEASELDRATAFVTGQFALDLAACLRQSHFYAWFEALGAGYRFLKTYPDAVRRVTAADVQRAAATWLHPDRSVIAVTRPQK